The Argiope bruennichi chromosome 9, qqArgBrue1.1, whole genome shotgun sequence genome contains a region encoding:
- the LOC129985160 gene encoding uncharacterized protein LOC129985160, which translates to MKMILIVSLFCVSVSLTSAAPAYGKDGGYTGYASYVPLKNQLQNSIGRYSDDSIHASAGSPDITRKPIKELAPAPQRDYEAPTNLAYQTPQHGYDSNRLGHDTPAVPYAKASLYGQEGGYKIADAYQNGHIDSYEDKEHDYKDDYIANPQPYEYGYALKDEYGNAQHRKESSDGQGKVEGSYGFTDEHGLYRSVQYVADKEGFRASIKTNEPGTESQNPADVHLDSEQSKY; encoded by the exons ATGAAAATGATTCTG atagtgTCTTTGTTCTGTGTCTCCGTCTCGTTGACATCAGCTGCTCCTGCATATGGTAAAGATGGAGGTTACACAGGCTATGCGTCTTACGTTCCACTGAAGAACCAGCTGCAAAATTCTATTGGTCGTTATTCGGATGACAGTATCCATGCTTCCGCTGGAAGTCCAG ATATAACGAGAAAGCCTATAAAAGAGCTCGCTCCAGCACCCCAGAGAGATTATGAGGCACCAACCAATTTAGCATACCAAACGCCTCAGCATGGTTATGACAGCAATAGGCTAGGGCATGACACTCCAGCTGTTCCATACGCAAAAGCTTCCCTGTATGGGCAAGAAGGAGGATACAAAATAGCCGATGCCTACCAGAATGGACACATTGATTCATATGAAGATAAAGAGCATGATTATAAGGATGATTAT atcgcAAACCCTCAACCATACGAGTACGGTTATGCTCTCAAGGATGAGTACGGTAATGCTCAACACAGAAAAGAATCTAGCGATGGACAGGGAAAAGTAGAAGGCTCATATGGATTTACGGATGAACATGGACTTTACAGAAGCGTTCAGTACGTCGCTGACAAAGAAGGATTCAGAGCTTCCATCAAAACCAATGAACCTGGAACTGAAAGCCAAAATCCCGCTGATGTTCACCTGGATTCTGAACAatctaaatactaa